From Actinopolymorpha cephalotaxi, one genomic window encodes:
- a CDS encoding TolB family protein, with protein MTPHADLPDSEQQEKSRHRTLRAGQRSQVWIAGPDLPAPRLLFETDEILIEAPNWTLDGRHLLVNGDGAAWTLDIQHPERGLDRIVFEPPVSLNNDHVLSPDGEHLYLSASDTHIYRGPLAGGPVTRLTPDDGKWHFLHGVSPDGRRLAYVQIDDFTRPGALAILHPDHTVTVLDTGPGHLDGPEWSPDGRWIYFNTETFTTSTPGHAQIARIPDGGGPLQRLTTSSTVDWFPHLSPDGRWASYISFPPGTTGHPADLPVEIRLVSADDWNQPVQSYALLGGQGSLNVNSWSPDSTHIAFMAYPIEP; from the coding sequence ATGACACCACACGCCGATCTGCCGGACAGCGAGCAGCAGGAGAAGTCCCGTCACCGCACGCTCCGCGCCGGCCAGAGATCGCAGGTGTGGATCGCCGGGCCGGACCTCCCCGCACCGCGGCTGTTGTTCGAAACCGACGAGATCCTGATCGAGGCACCGAACTGGACCCTCGACGGCCGCCACCTGCTGGTCAACGGAGACGGTGCCGCGTGGACGCTGGACATCCAGCACCCCGAGCGGGGACTCGACCGGATCGTGTTCGAACCGCCGGTCAGCCTCAACAACGACCACGTCCTGAGCCCCGACGGCGAGCACCTCTACCTCTCCGCGAGCGACACGCACATCTACCGCGGCCCGCTGGCCGGTGGGCCGGTCACCCGGCTCACCCCGGACGACGGCAAGTGGCACTTCCTCCACGGCGTGTCTCCCGACGGCCGCCGGCTGGCGTACGTACAGATCGACGACTTCACCCGGCCGGGAGCGCTCGCGATCCTGCACCCCGACCACACCGTCACCGTGCTCGACACCGGGCCCGGACACCTCGACGGACCCGAGTGGTCACCCGACGGACGCTGGATCTACTTCAACACCGAGACCTTCACCACGAGCACTCCCGGGCACGCCCAGATCGCCCGCATCCCGGACGGAGGCGGACCGCTGCAGCGCCTCACGACCAGTTCCACCGTCGACTGGTTCCCGCACCTGTCACCCGACGGCCGCTGGGCGTCCTACATCTCGTTCCCGCCAGGCACCACCGGCCACCCGGCCGACCTGCCGGTCGAGATCCGGCTGGTGTCGGCCGACGACTGGAACCAGCCCGTCCAGAGCTACGCACTGCTCGGTGGCCAGGGATCGTTGAACGTCAACAGCTGGTCACCCGACAGCACCCACATCGCCTTCATGGCCTACCCGATCGAGCCCTGA
- a CDS encoding phosphotransferase family protein: protein MSPLGSYLEWQHAQVSTPRPVLADVVRRAVGSEIDRIERIVEGYSNEVYRVRCADAQDVVIRIPRFDDAPSPAASQGEARAIEGARAAGVPVPEILLLDTVRIDGAELPVMVQRTVPGRPLGDVIDGLSRRQRHDVLTEIGELIARINGIDVEHPLDWPTAMSADLANRQANRDRILAGGFSAPEFDRMLGLLQGYVRDHPCERWVLCHGDLGPKHIFVSGDDADGAAVRVSGIIDFGDWKPGPPVHDLAVLRVRGPLLELSPLLAGYGAPTGTAYRRQLDLHTLIIALGSLEIGVDENDHACIERSRRQIRRIVGDLDNPSST from the coding sequence ATGTCACCGCTCGGCTCGTATCTGGAGTGGCAGCACGCTCAGGTGAGTACGCCACGCCCGGTGCTGGCCGACGTCGTACGCCGCGCGGTCGGATCCGAGATCGACCGGATCGAAAGGATCGTGGAGGGCTACTCCAACGAGGTCTACCGGGTCCGGTGCGCGGACGCGCAGGACGTGGTGATCCGGATCCCGCGGTTCGACGACGCCCCTTCCCCCGCCGCCTCCCAAGGCGAGGCCCGGGCGATCGAAGGTGCTCGCGCCGCCGGCGTGCCCGTCCCGGAGATCCTGCTGCTCGACACGGTACGGATCGACGGCGCCGAGCTCCCCGTCATGGTGCAGCGAACCGTGCCCGGCCGTCCGCTGGGCGACGTGATCGATGGTCTCTCGCGGCGACAACGCCACGACGTACTCACCGAGATCGGCGAACTGATCGCCCGGATCAACGGGATCGACGTCGAGCACCCACTCGACTGGCCGACGGCGATGTCGGCCGACCTGGCGAACCGACAGGCGAACCGGGACAGGATCCTTGCCGGCGGGTTCTCGGCACCCGAGTTCGACCGAATGCTTGGCCTGCTGCAGGGATACGTCCGTGACCACCCCTGCGAGCGATGGGTGCTGTGCCATGGGGACCTCGGCCCCAAGCACATCTTCGTGTCCGGCGACGACGCCGATGGCGCGGCTGTGCGCGTCAGCGGGATCATCGACTTCGGTGACTGGAAGCCGGGCCCACCGGTCCACGACCTGGCCGTGCTCCGGGTTCGCGGTCCGCTGCTGGAGCTGTCACCACTTCTCGCCGGCTACGGCGCGCCCACCGGCACGGCGTACCGGCGGCAGCTCGACCTGCACACACTGATCATCGCGCTGGGTTCGCTGGAGATCGGCGTGGACGAGAACGACCATGCCTGCATCGAGCGCTCGCGCCGCCAGATCCGCCGCATCGTCGGCGACCTCGACAACCCGTCGTCGACCTGA
- a CDS encoding DinB family protein has translation MPSIDLLLSEYDRARAYTDELWRDLALDEVTWRPHENSSAIGWHLGHQAHVAHFMVRNLTAAEPSHDPALDPIMDSASPEPARGTLPDLRRLATFRENAARSVHTRIGDIRDGNVGAPAQLGMVAKVVLAAVINHEYQHSKWIGEVRARDLGHDLPDLPTSDLLLELDGYLVCNLGI, from the coding sequence ATGCCCTCGATCGACCTGCTGCTGAGCGAGTACGACCGTGCTCGCGCGTACACCGACGAACTCTGGCGTGATCTCGCCCTCGATGAGGTCACCTGGCGGCCCCACGAGAACTCCTCGGCGATCGGCTGGCACCTCGGCCACCAGGCCCACGTCGCCCACTTCATGGTGCGCAACCTGACCGCCGCCGAGCCCAGCCACGATCCCGCGCTCGACCCGATCATGGACTCCGCCAGTCCCGAGCCGGCTCGCGGAACGCTGCCGGACCTGAGGCGACTCGCCACCTTCCGGGAGAACGCCGCTCGCAGTGTGCACACCCGCATCGGCGACATCCGTGACGGCAACGTCGGAGCCCCGGCCCAGTTGGGGATGGTCGCGAAGGTCGTGCTGGCCGCGGTGATCAACCACGAGTACCAGCACAGCAAGTGGATCGGCGAGGTCCGCGCCCGCGACCTCGGCCACGACCTACCCGACCTGCCCACGTCGGATCTGCTGCTGGAACTCGACGGCTACCTGGTGTGCAACCTCGGCATCTGA
- a CDS encoding dihydrofolate reductase family protein, producing the protein MRIKTHLGISVDGFIASEEGWPSQALMPTFVPGVSHGHPEFIAGCTAVLIGRNTLEAGLGAPQWPWPGHRAFVLTSLPLPDGAPSDVVAASTPEDLLKTMQDSDLGGDVHLVGGQRTLAAFLDLDAVDSLGVVVLPLLLGRGVPFSVQPAGRRNLSLTSTRALPDGSVENTYTRGTQPGQ; encoded by the coding sequence GTGAGGATCAAGACGCATCTGGGGATCAGTGTCGACGGATTCATCGCCTCCGAGGAGGGTTGGCCCTCCCAGGCGTTGATGCCGACGTTCGTCCCGGGAGTCTCGCACGGACATCCCGAGTTCATCGCGGGTTGTACGGCCGTACTGATCGGGCGGAACACATTGGAGGCCGGTCTGGGTGCTCCCCAATGGCCGTGGCCCGGGCACCGTGCTTTCGTCCTCACCTCGCTGCCGCTGCCCGACGGTGCTCCCTCCGACGTCGTCGCGGCATCGACCCCGGAGGACCTGCTCAAGACCATGCAGGACAGCGATCTGGGCGGTGACGTCCACCTGGTCGGCGGGCAGCGCACCCTGGCCGCGTTCCTGGACCTGGACGCGGTCGACTCGCTGGGCGTGGTCGTTCTCCCACTGCTCCTCGGGCGGGGTGTGCCCTTCTCCGTCCAGCCGGCGGGCCGCCGCAACCTGAGCTTGACGTCGACCCGGGCGCTCCCCGACGGCTCGGTCGAGAACACCTACACTCGCGGGACACAACCTGGACAGTGA
- a CDS encoding MFS transporter, which produces MSSPGSGRPFAPGTRLFSSLVRYPSFRLLWFSNLFFFGGAWTQTLILGWLVYDRTGSEFLLAVFTAARLAPMMFGPISGVVSDRYHRPRLLLVAAAWAFVAVAVVAALASSGHLPYWGIVVGGLCIGLAQSPSQPARATLVMDLVGRENLSNANALNSIVMNMTQIVGPAAGGVMISVLGVPTALWISALWFLLSWLLLWPLRNVGYASSAAATVVPRGPGESIRESLVAGLRAVVTNRLAAAALLVTLAANITLWPIYQSFMPVFARDLGLDATGLGWLLTCGGLGGLAGSLVIAGLGDFRFKGGLFVVGTAIWGVLWMAFALTRSVPLSFVLLGLAGVASSAFGVLQTTLLLMMTEPAVRGRVLGLQELTIGILPLATMLQGTAAVFFGVRATSFVGALSLVAFLLVLGTRVPDLLRYSGADRSGAPPPAQQLTTGSARVPVYDRE; this is translated from the coding sequence ATGAGCTCGCCTGGCTCGGGCCGGCCCTTCGCGCCCGGCACCCGGCTGTTCTCGTCGCTGGTGCGGTATCCGTCGTTTCGGCTGCTGTGGTTCTCGAACCTGTTCTTCTTCGGCGGTGCCTGGACACAGACCCTCATCCTCGGCTGGCTGGTCTACGACCGGACCGGCTCGGAGTTTCTGCTCGCGGTCTTCACCGCGGCCCGGCTGGCGCCGATGATGTTCGGCCCGATCAGTGGCGTGGTCTCCGATCGCTACCATCGGCCGCGGCTGCTGCTGGTCGCCGCGGCGTGGGCGTTCGTGGCTGTCGCGGTCGTGGCCGCGCTGGCGTCCAGCGGCCACCTGCCGTACTGGGGAATCGTCGTCGGCGGCCTGTGCATCGGACTCGCGCAGTCACCGTCGCAGCCGGCCCGGGCGACCCTGGTGATGGATCTTGTCGGGCGCGAGAACCTCAGCAACGCCAACGCGCTCAACTCCATCGTCATGAACATGACCCAGATCGTCGGCCCTGCCGCGGGCGGCGTGATGATCAGCGTGCTCGGAGTCCCGACGGCGCTGTGGATCTCGGCGCTGTGGTTTCTGCTGTCCTGGCTGCTGCTGTGGCCGCTGCGCAACGTGGGCTACGCCTCTTCGGCCGCGGCGACGGTGGTGCCTCGTGGGCCGGGGGAGTCGATCCGGGAGTCGCTCGTCGCCGGCTTGCGGGCCGTGGTGACGAACCGGCTCGCCGCGGCGGCGTTGCTCGTCACGCTCGCCGCCAACATCACGCTCTGGCCGATCTACCAGTCGTTCATGCCGGTCTTCGCGAGGGATCTGGGTCTGGACGCGACCGGGCTCGGCTGGCTGCTCACGTGCGGCGGGCTCGGCGGACTCGCCGGTTCGCTCGTGATCGCGGGCCTGGGTGACTTCCGGTTCAAGGGTGGCCTGTTCGTCGTCGGTACGGCGATCTGGGGTGTGCTGTGGATGGCCTTCGCGCTGACCCGATCGGTCCCGCTGTCGTTCGTACTGCTGGGCCTCGCCGGGGTGGCGAGTTCGGCGTTCGGCGTCCTGCAGACGACACTGCTGTTGATGATGACCGAGCCGGCGGTACGAGGTCGCGTACTCGGCCTGCAGGAGTTGACCATCGGCATCCTGCCGCTCGCCACGATGCTGCAGGGGACGGCCGCGGTGTTCTTCGGCGTACGGGCGACCTCGTTCGTGGGAGCACTGTCCCTGGTGGCGTTCCTGCTCGTGCTGGGCACACGCGTACCGGACCTGCTCCGTTACAGCGGTGCGGATCGCTCGGGCGCACCGCCTCCGGCCCAGCAGCTCACGACCGGTTCGGCCCGCGTCCCGGTCTACGACCGCGAGTAG